In a single window of the Heterodontus francisci isolate sHetFra1 chromosome 35, sHetFra1.hap1, whole genome shotgun sequence genome:
- the LOC137350517 gene encoding histone H2A-like, whose protein sequence is MSGRGKTGGKARAKAKSRSSRAGLQFPVGRVHRLLRKGNYAERVGAGDPVFLAAVLEYLTAEILELAGNAARDNKKNRIISRHLQLAVRNDEELNKLLGGVTIAQGGVLPNIQAVLLPKK, encoded by the coding sequence atgtctggaagaggaaagaccggcgggaaagctcgggccaaggccaagtctcgctcctcccgggctggactgcagttcccggtgggccgtgttcacaggctcctgagaaagggtaactatgctgagcgtgtgggtgccggagaccCGGTctttctggctgctgtgctcgagtatctgaccgctgaaatcctcgagctggccggcaacgcggcccgggacaacaagaagaaccGCATCAtctccagacacctgcagctggccgtccgcaacgacgaggagctcaacaagctgctgggaggggtgaccatcgctcagggcggggtgctgcctaatatccaggccgtgctgctgcccaagaaa